Proteins from a genomic interval of bacterium:
- the dprA gene encoding DNA-processing protein DprA: MEDKKYWIGASILKIKPSKLYKFIEKTENIENLFNLPVDELVKKGIDQKSAEKIKNIKTINWEKEVEYAIKNDIKIITIKDKEYPPLLKQIYDPPYILYVKGEIENHPFPIAMVGTRNPSYYGIKMAEKFSFQLSSLGITIVSGLARGIDYICHYGAIKSKGKTVGVLGSGFDNFYPKENIKLVDKIVELGGAIITEFPSSVLPEKWNFPIRNRIIAGISKGVIVVEAGPRSGAIITANIAISEGRDVFALPGQADSITSKGTNKLLKDGAILIQDISDILEELNIEIKEQEKKEKIVKNIDEEEKKVLSFINEKVNIEQLLKLTGMDYPCLSTILLKLELKGIIKELPGKNYELL; encoded by the coding sequence ATGGAAGATAAAAAATACTGGATTGGTGCTTCTATATTAAAAATCAAACCTTCAAAGTTATATAAATTTATTGAAAAAACAGAGAATATTGAAAATTTATTTAATTTACCAGTAGATGAGTTAGTAAAAAAAGGTATTGACCAGAAATCAGCAGAAAAAATAAAAAACATAAAAACAATTAACTGGGAAAAAGAAGTTGAATATGCTATAAAAAATGACATTAAAATAATAACAATAAAAGATAAAGAATATCCCCCATTATTAAAACAGATATATGACCCACCTTATATTCTTTATGTAAAAGGGGAAATAGAAAATCACCCATTTCCAATAGCAATGGTTGGAACAAGGAATCCATCTTATTATGGAATTAAAATGGCAGAAAAATTTTCCTTTCAACTTTCATCACTGGGCATTACAATTGTTAGCGGTCTTGCAAGAGGGATTGATTATATTTGTCATTATGGAGCAATAAAAAGTAAAGGGAAAACAGTTGGAGTTTTAGGTTCCGGATTTGACAATTTTTATCCAAAAGAAAATATAAAACTTGTTGATAAAATTGTAGAATTAGGAGGAGCAATTATAACAGAATTTCCTTCCAGTGTATTACCTGAAAAATGGAATTTTCCAATCAGAAACAGAATAATTGCAGGCATTTCAAAAGGAGTAATTGTTGTTGAAGCTGGACCAAGGTCAGGAGCAATAATTACAGCAAACATTGCTATTTCCGAGGGAAGAGATGTATTCGCACTACCTGGACAGGCAGATAGCATAACTTCAAAAGGAACAAATAAACTTCTTAAAGATGGAGCAATACTTATACAGGACATTTCAGATATATTGGAAGAACTGAATATTGAAATAAAAGAACAAGAGAAAAAAGAAAAAATAGTAAAAAACATTGATGAAGAAGAAAAGAAGGTTTTGTCTTTTATAAATGAAAAAGTCAACATTGAACAACTTTTAAAATTAACAGGTATGGACTATCCCTGCCTTTCAACAATCTTGCTTAAATTAGAATTAAAAGGAATTATAAAAGAACTTCCTGGGAAAAATTATGAATTATTATAA
- a CDS encoding deoxyguanosinetriphosphate triphosphohydrolase, translating to MKNNQDIKDNDILLSPYAARSSSSLGRKYKEEEHPYRNVFQRDRDRIIHSTAFRRLEYKTQVFIYGEGDHYRNRLTHTLEVQQIARTIARTLKLNEDLVEGISLAHDIGHTPFGHKGELVLDKLMKEHKFPGFEHNEQGLKVVDKIEERYPDFPGLNLTYEVREGIIRHKTSYDRPLIDEYQEFTKFTSPSLEAQVVNVSDEIAYTCHDLDDGIRSGIISFKEIEKITLWKEIEKKVNIEKIPEKHKRHVMIRNFINYLVSDVICQSIENIEKSGVSSIEDVRNTHILITHSEEVIRKHTQLRKFLEENMYENYRVIRMAKKAERIITDLFNAYLNEPKQLPPHIQKKMEYEPKEIVICDYIAGMTDRFAQLEYQKLFNLESLV from the coding sequence ATGAAAAATAATCAGGATATTAAAGATAATGATATTTTATTATCTCCATATGCAGCAAGAAGTTCTTCTTCATTAGGGAGAAAATATAAAGAAGAAGAACATCCATACAGAAATGTTTTTCAAAGAGATAGAGATAGAATAATTCATTCTACTGCATTCAGACGACTTGAATATAAAACACAGGTTTTTATCTATGGAGAAGGTGACCATTACAGGAATAGACTTACGCATACTCTTGAAGTACAGCAAATTGCAAGAACAATAGCAAGAACGCTGAAATTAAATGAAGACCTTGTTGAAGGTATTTCTCTTGCTCATGACATTGGACATACTCCTTTTGGTCATAAAGGAGAATTAGTACTTGATAAACTTATGAAAGAACATAAATTTCCTGGTTTTGAACATAATGAACAAGGATTAAAAGTTGTTGATAAAATAGAAGAAAGATATCCTGATTTTCCTGGTTTAAATTTAACCTATGAAGTAAGAGAGGGAATAATAAGGCATAAAACAAGTTATGACAGACCCCTGATAGATGAATATCAGGAATTCACAAAATTCACCTCTCCTTCACTTGAAGCTCAGGTTGTTAATGTATCGGACGAAATTGCATATACTTGTCATGACCTTGATGATGGAATAAGGTCTGGGATTATAAGTTTTAAGGAAATTGAAAAAATAACTCTTTGGAAAGAAATAGAGAAAAAAGTAAATATTGAAAAAATACCTGAAAAACACAAAAGGCATGTAATGATAAGAAATTTCATAAATTATCTTGTGAGTGATGTTATTTGCCAGAGTATAGAGAACATTGAAAAATCCGGTGTTTCTTCTATTGAAGATGTAAGAAATACCCATATTCTTATTACACATTCTGAAGAAGTAATAAGAAAACATACTCAATTAAGAAAATTCCTTGAAGAAAATATGTATGAAAATTACAGAGTAATAAGGATGGCAAAAAAAGCAGAAAGAATTATTACTGACCTTTTTAATGCATATCTAAATGAACCAAAACAACTACCTCCCCATATCCAGAAGAAAATGGAATATGAACCAAAAGAAATTGTGATATGTGACTATATTGCAGGTATGACAGATAGATTTGCACAACTTGAATATCAAAAACTTTTTAATCTTGAATCACTTGTATAA
- a CDS encoding peptidoglycan DD-metalloendopeptidase family protein has product MINFQKLVKKFYKEIEIIGIIFLISGCTFTVGTSTSKKKSEPNYTYHYVKSGENLFRISEYYYDGKSTSEIKVGVEKIKKANNLFSDNISCGQKLKIPGTNKKQPSYALLPPSSNIKQPSSDRNEVETKNEYIPIIKDSAFIWPVEKGDIICKYGELGNQGIDIIVEQGSTVFSSAAGTVSYVGTTAKYQETIIIEHTNNLYTIYGHDLEILTKKGEKVKKGQVIGKIKGGTQKKRYLHFEIRIGDKAVDPLIYLPEK; this is encoded by the coding sequence ATGATAAATTTTCAAAAACTGGTTAAAAAATTTTATAAAGAAATTGAAATTATCGGTATAATATTTTTAATTTCTGGTTGTACATTTACTGTGGGAACCAGTACTTCAAAGAAAAAAAGTGAACCAAATTATACCTATCACTATGTAAAAAGTGGTGAAAACCTTTTTAGAATTTCAGAGTATTATTATGATGGAAAAAGTACATCTGAAATAAAAGTAGGTGTTGAAAAAATAAAAAAAGCCAATAACTTATTTAGTGACAATATATCCTGTGGGCAAAAACTTAAAATACCAGGAACAAATAAAAAACAACCTTCATATGCTCTTCTTCCCCCTTCATCAAATATAAAACAACCATCTTCTGATAGAAATGAAGTAGAAACAAAAAATGAATACATCCCAATTATAAAAGATAGTGCCTTTATATGGCCAGTAGAAAAGGGAGATATTATATGTAAATATGGAGAACTGGGAAATCAGGGAATTGATATAATAGTTGAACAAGGAAGTACAGTTTTTTCTTCAGCAGCAGGGACAGTAAGTTATGTCGGAACAACAGCAAAATATCAGGAAACAATTATAATAGAACACACAAATAATCTTTATACTATTTATGGACATGACCTTGAAATTCTAACAAAAAAAGGAGAAAAAGTAAAAAAGGGACAGGTAATAGGAAAAATAAAAGGGGGAACACAGAAAAAAAGATATCTTCATTTTGAAATAAGAATAGGTGATAAGGCAGTTGACCCTTTAATTTACTTACCAGAAAAATGA
- the nth gene encoding endonuclease III — protein MEKENVNKIIRILEKEYPESKTSLVFQNPFQLLIATILSAQTTDKLVNKITPILFEKFKSPYDFASSPVEEIEKIISSVNFYKNKAKNIKNLCEILVKQYNGKVPDKVEELIKLPGVARKTANVVVSQAFGKSEGIVVDTHVKRVSQRLGLTKNTEPSKIEQDLMKIIPKKNWIDFPFRLILHGRNVCKAKNPECLKCVIKNFCNFFKENNK, from the coding sequence ATGGAAAAAGAAAATGTTAATAAAATAATAAGGATACTTGAAAAAGAATATCCAGAAAGTAAAACCTCTCTTGTTTTTCAGAATCCATTTCAACTTCTTATTGCCACAATTCTTTCAGCACAAACAACAGACAAATTGGTAAATAAAATAACTCCAATACTTTTTGAGAAATTTAAGTCCCCATATGATTTTGCCTCAAGTCCAGTTGAAGAAATTGAAAAAATTATAAGTTCAGTGAATTTTTATAAAAATAAAGCAAAAAATATAAAAAATTTATGTGAAATTCTTGTAAAGCAATATAACGGGAAAGTACCAGATAAAGTAGAGGAATTAATTAAATTGCCAGGAGTTGCAAGGAAAACAGCAAATGTAGTTGTTTCCCAGGCATTCGGGAAAAGTGAGGGAATTGTTGTTGATACTCATGTTAAGCGTGTCTCTCAACGACTTGGACTTACAAAAAATACAGAGCCATCAAAAATTGAACAGGACCTTATGAAAATTATTCCCAAAAAAAATTGGATTGATTTTCCATTTAGATTAATTTTACATGGGAGAAATGTATGTAAAGCAAAAAATCCAGAATGTCTGAAATGTGTAATAAAAAATTTCTGTAATTTTTTTAAGGAAAATAATAAGTAA